TTTGATAGCCCAAAATCTGCAAGATGAGCTTTGAATTCTTTGTCAAGTAGGATTTGATATCCCGGTGGACAATGTGAGGTTTCCAGACATTATGGATGTAAGAAAGGCCGTGGCTTGCTCCTTTTGCTATCTTTAGACGTGTCGGCCAGTCAAGAAATGTGTCGCATCATCATCCCTGTTGTGAAGCCAATCATCGAGATCACTTTTCTCCATGAAAGAATATATGAGGAACCAGGAGTTTCCCTGAATACAGTATCCCCACAACGGCACTAGATCAGATGGTCATGTTGAGCCATGGTGGACAGCATTTCAACCTCTGCACATTTCACCATTGAGCTTCCTGATGGCGAGCTTCAGAGCTTGCAGCCATCAGGCAGCTCAGCTTTGTAGACTAGCCCCGTAACTACCACACGTCCACACCCGATGATGTGTTCCTTGTTGAAGTTATTTGTAGCTTTTATAATGTCAGAGAACGTGAGTTTGTTTTCATCCTCCTTGCCATGTGGCATCATGATCAGTTCGTGCTCTGAGCTGGAGTTGAATGAAATTGTTTCCTCATCTCCATTACCCTCCCTTGTATTTTTGGTTGTTGAACTCTTTAGCCTGGTGCCAGGTTCACTTTATAATTACAGCCTGCCTTGTTTTTACCTGATCTCAGGATCTGCCTCTTTAGCCTGATGCCATTGGAGCCATGGAACAAGCACAGATTCGGGCAGTGCAAGCAATGCAAAGCATGGTACACGCTGGGCGCAAGAGCACAGGTCTTGCAAATGCAAATTCTTATTTAGAGTTCAAAACTGGCTCGTCCCCTTAGCCCTTAAGCCCACGCCGCCCGCCGTACGTCGCCGGCAAACACGACGCCGTTGGGCGCCGGGAGAGGCCCCCATCTCGTCCCACGCGGGCGGCGAATTGGCAGCGCGCACGTCGGAGCCGCCGGCTAATCGCGCATCTTCGGCCCCCATTGCAGGAgtcttttcctttgatggtcgcGCGCTTCTGCTGGACGGGAGGTGCGGGGCGGCGCGCCGTCATGAGAGGCGGGAGCCAAATGACGGAGGTGGAAGAGGGCTTATCTGCTAAAAAACTAGATCGTTACTAATAATAATGGCAATCCAAATTAGGGAGTATTTTGCAAAATGTAGGGGTTTGTTTGAAAAAcctcggatcgcgattattaatcacgATCCAAAATACGGGCTATTTTGTAAAAGTTATGGGTGCATTTGTATAATaccggatcgcgattattaatcgcgatcctaAACAGGGGGTTTTTGAAAAATAGTTTTTTTTTGGGGTCAAGTCTCCTGTCCGGCGGCACGGCGGTGGACGAGATCCCGGCGTCCCACTGGCATTGGCGGGCGCCGGACGCCGGCAACCCCATCGCTACGCGCCTTGAGCAATTCCCGTAGACCGAACACACCCAGGCGTTGTGCCAGCGCCCGCAACCTCTGATCCATGCTCCGCCGGCCGGGCCACAAGCCCAAGCATCACAACTCACAAGTGAATTCTGCTGTAGCTTCCCATGCCACGGGCTCCAAATCCAACAGCATACCAGCAGCGCGAGTAGCTCTTTCCTTGGCGCCGGCGATGGCCTGCCTCCGGAGCGCCACGCCCTTGCCGATCAAGTCCTTATCGTATGCAGCAGGCGGAGAAGCGCCGGGTAAATTTCGGACCGCGAAGTAAGCGAGCTCCTCCGTCCCAGAGGCACCGTGCTCCaggtgttcgatgaaatgcctCGCCGAGAGCGTGGCTCGGATGCAGGCGGGCGTGCGAAGGTTGTCGACATTTCGTTCACGAGTGGTTAGTGACACGCAGAGCTGGGAGAGGATGGTTCAGTGTGTAGGAAGAGATGACGTCGAAGACAAAGCCCGCCGGCACGGTTTGGGATGGCTTTCCGTGCAACAGTCTGACCAGTTGGAACGCTTCAATAATCAGGTAACTGTCTGCTTTCGTGGCAAATACACCCAAATGTTTGTCGAGACTCTAGAATGGAGTAATTCACCAACTCACCACGAACTTTCTTCTTAATGCAAAGATACATCTCCTGTCTATTCTCGAATCATGTTATGTCACCATCTTTGGTGTTACCTTTAAGCAAATCAGTCAAATGCTGCATTGAAAGTTCAATACTGAAATGGTCCTTGTCTAAAGTTCATTTTTTATCTAATTCTGTGGGCAGACGTATTTCTTTTCTTAGGGTGGGCAGCCATATTTCTTATACAAGGGAAAATACTATATACAATGAAATAGTCACGCTCATCCGTTCCTTTGTTTTTAGTGCTCGTTAAGCTTTTAAGTACATGGAACCCCTTCAAGTAGCCTAGTGTCCATTGCTCTTCTGGTTTACAGTGTCCCGCACTCAACTTTCTTTCAGTCTGAACCAATCTGTGGTCTCAATGTCAAGCTAGACAATCATTTAGGGTTTACATTACCTGTCCACGTCATATAGTCAATGTTCGATACTGtgttttctttctcttcttgaATACTTACGTCTTATCTTGTTATTGCCACGTATGCTATTAGTAAGCCTTCTTATCTAGCAGAATTTTCTGCTAGTTATAATTTTTGTGTTGTTGCATGTTTTTCTGCCTGGTACTATTTATATACGAAGTTACCTGAGGTTCATACTATTAAAAATGAGAAGCACTTCCACTGCTGATCTGTTTGGGGCTACATACTATCATGGAGAACATCTCTGTAGGTAGTTGGTGTCTGTCCTTATAGTCTGGagttattttcttttttttttccattttgcCAGCCTTAATATCAGTTTATTCTTTATTGTAATTTGCTTAGAGCTGACTAAAATATGTCAGAATCAGACAATTGCCATCTTTTTAGCTCTTTTTGGTTAAATTTTCTTGGCCTTGCTTGCAATGTTTTTTTTGCGCGTTTATACGTTTGGTACGTGTATCATTTGTGTCACCATTCCATAATCCTGTATATCTAGCAGAGTTGAGGGTGACAGTGCACCACTCCCTCAGCGTTATGTTTACACACGACGTAGGCTTTCTCCTTTTCACATTGAATTGCAGCATGGCCAATTCTGTAGCTGTTACCTTGCCTTTCTCCCTGTTCTCTTTTCTTGCTCTAACTTATTGAGTAGTTTTGTTTCTTTAGTTTGATTTGGatgtatatatttttattcACTCATCCATCATCATGTATTATAAAGTCAACCTGGGCTCTCTCTCCTTTTATTGTTGAATTGCAGTAGTGCCACTTTCCTACCTGGTGTTACTTAATGGGGACGATTCTGTTTGTATTTGTTTAGTTTGGAGGTGTATCTTATGTCACTCTTCCACCATTTTGTATGTTTAACAGACTTACAGGTATCACTCTTCAAGTATTGATTTTAGAGTACAGTTGACTAAACCATGATGGCTTATATATCTAGATAGAGCAATTACTTGTCCTGACATGATAAGTGAATTGGATCTGCTGGAAAGGGACATTGCTATGCACTCTACAAATAGTATGTTTAGCTGAAAAGATTATAGTAAACAAAGTTGAATATCATCCAAGTTTCCACGTCAGCATGTTTTGGGAATCTGTTGGCCATCAGACATGGACAAAGTCTCAGTTTTGTGTCATTGTCTTGTCATCAGCTAACATTGCAACCTGTGTCATTTGCTTTTCTGCAATTATACTATTCTGGCTTCCATGTGAAGCCTATTGGGGACAAGAAATAATTAGGAAAGTTTGGTCTGAAACACTCTTATTCTGTTATTAGAGTTTAGCAGACCAATATATATGTATAGCATGCAACATAACTCGAACAGCTGTTCCATTCGCAAAAGTAAGATATGGAAGGCATTATCTTCAGTTTAACTGAGGGTGCGGTGAGAAGTCTCTTGTGCAAACTGGGTTGCCTTCTCTCCCAGGAAAGTTGGTTGGTTCAGGGCGTCCATGGAGATATGCAATACATCAAGGATGAGCTCGAGAGCATGAATGCCTTCCTTCGCACCCTCACCACATCAGAGGGCCATGACGACCAAGTGAGAACCTGGATGAAGCAAGTGAGGGAGATTGCCTATGATGCCGAGGACTGCATTGATGAGTTCATCCATCATCTAGGTGAGCCATCAGGAATGGGGTTCCTTCGACAATTAATCTGTATACCTGGTACACTAGTCTGTCGCCGCCGCATTTCCATCCAGCTACAAGAACTGAAGGTCCGTGCCCGGGATGTTGGTGAGCGGCGATCACGTTACGGTGTGGTGCTTCCAAGGACTGTGCGTAGAGGAGGTAGCCGACAACTCAGCAAGCATGCATCTCTTCACCTTGATCCACAGCTGCATGCTCTGTTTACAGAAGAGGCTGAGATGGTAGGCATTGATGAACCAAGGGATGCACTCGTAAGTTGGCTTATGGAAGATGATCCCCGGCTTCGCGTGCTAGCCATTGTTGGATTCGGTGGCCTCGGCAAGACCACGTTGGCAAGGATGGTGTGTGAAAGCCCAATGATTAAAGGCGCTGATTTTCAGTGCAGTCCGTTGTTCATTGTGTCGCAGACCTTCAACATCAGGACCCTGTTTCAGCACATGATAAGGGAGCTGATCCAGCGCCCACAAAAGGCAATGGCAATAGCTGGAGGCAAGCATGGCCATTTAACAGAAGAAAACTTTAAGGGAATTGAAAGGTGGGAGGTTGCAGTATTGGCTGAGAAGCTCAGGCGATATTTACAAGACAAAAGGTACATCAGAGTTATTGTTATATTTCTTCCCCAGTAATGGACCATTATAATTTTGTTGTTTTGCGAAAATCCCAAATTATTAGTATATTCTTGTGGAAACTGAAACAAAAATAATAATGCGCCTTTCGAAGGCATACTTAATTCTaatttttcttttgaaaaaacTTACTTTCAGTTTAGGGATGGTCTAGAACAGAATATCATGTGAAGGCACTCTTCTAGTTTTTCATTTGTAAAAAATTTACTTTCAGTTTGGCGATGGCCGAGGAATTGAATATCATGCCTTCAAATCCAACTTTCCTCCTATACGCTTCTCTTGTAGGTACATTATGATCCTTGATGACATATGGACTATATCAGCATGGGAGAGCATCAGATGTGCACTGCCTGAAAATAAGAAGGGTAGCAGGGTAATTGTAACCACAAGGAATGAAGATGTGGCCAAAACATGCTGTTCTCATCCCCAAGATTGGATTTACAAAATCCAGAGATTATCTGATGCTACATCACGTGAACTATTCTTCAAAAAGATCTTTGGCTCGGCAGATAAACTACCAACTGATGAGTTTGAGGAAGTATCAAACTCCATTTTGAAGAAATGTGGAGGGTTGCCTTTGGCAATAGAGAGCATTGGCAGCCTTCTTGCAAGCAAGATAAATAGATCCAAGCAGGAGTGGCAGAAGGTTTGTGACAACTTAGGCTCTGAACTTGAAAGTAATCCTACTCTGGAAGGCGCGAAGCAAGTCTTGACCTTGAGTTATGATGATCTACCCTATCATCTGAAGGCTTGCTTCTTATATCTAAGTATTTTCCCTGAAAATTATGTGATCAAGAGGGGACCTTTGGTGAGAAGGTGGATAGCTGAAGGTTTTGTCAGTCAAAGGCATGGATTAAGCATGGAGCAGGTTGCAGAAAATTACTTTGATGAGTTTGTGGCTAGAAGCATTGTACAGCCTGTGAGAATTGATTGGAATGGGAAGGTGAGGAGCTGCAGAGTTCATGATATAATGTTAGAAGTTATCGTCTCCAAGTCACTTGAGGAGAACTTTGCATCATTCTTATGGGATAACACAAGCTTATTGGTCTCTCACGACAAGATTCGTCGCCTCTCCATCCATAGTAGTCACAAGTTGGTTCAGACAACTAGTGTCAGTGTATCTCATGTTCGCTCCTTCACAATGTCGGCTTCTGTCGAGGAAGTCCCATTCTTTTTTCCACAGCTACAGCTGCTACGAGTACTTGACATGCAAGGCTGCAGTTACTTGAGCATAAGCACATTGGAGTGTATCTGCAGATTTTTTCAGCTTAAGTACCTAAGCCTCAGAAATACTAAGGTCTGCAAGTTACCACGGCTACTAGGAAATCTGAAGCTCCTGGAAACGCTGGACATTAGGGCGACACTCGTCAAGAAACTACCAGCCAGTGCAAAAAATCTCAGTTGCATGAAGCATCTATTGTTTGGGCACAAGGAGCAACTTACAAGGACAGCCAGTGTCAAGTATTTAAAACCATGCTCAGGCGTGGAGATGTCTCCTGGGGTGGTCAAGAATATGGCAGCTCTCCAATCACTTGTCCATATAATGGTCAAGGAGCAATCATTGGTGCTGCGAGAGATCGGTTTGCTGCAAAGGCTAAGGAAGCTCAATGTTCTCTTCCGCAATGTGGAAGTGAATTGGAAAGCTTTTGTCGAGTCACTGGGGAAATTGGCAAGCTCCCTTCGCTCACTCTCCATTCACATTCTAGATGAAAAGGAGCATAACTCATCTCTGGACATTCTAGCTTATGTCGAGTCACCTCCACTACTTCTCACCAATTTTAGTCTCACGGGCAAGTTGAAGAGTCTACCTCCTTGGATATCATCGCTTCAAAACGTGTCCAGGTTTACTGTTCGAAAGACCCAACTCCATGCCGGGGCTATAGAAGTTCTTGGAGACCTTCCAAATCTACTCTACCTCAAGCTCTATCACAACTCGTATGTTGATGACTGCATAGTCTTTTGCAGAGGTAAATTTACAAAGCTCTGCATGTTGGTTATTGATAATTTGGAGAACACAGACACGGTGCACTTCGAGGAAGGTTCAGTGCCGAATCTTGAGAGGCTGACTTTATCATTCCTACGGGAACCTAAAGATGGGATTTCAGGTCTTCAGAACCTCCAAAAGCTCAAGGAGATTGAGTTCTTTGGTAGCATCATATTATCTGTgatgaacaaagtggtgtcatGTGTGAAGACACATCCAAACCATCCAAGAGTTATCGGTGACAAGTGGAATATTGTAACTGAATACACTTAAGTGGCAAACCCAGTAGCATATAATTTGGCATTACGCG
The genomic region above belongs to Panicum hallii strain FIL2 chromosome 4, PHallii_v3.1, whole genome shotgun sequence and contains:
- the LOC112888591 gene encoding disease resistance protein RPM1-like; the encoded protein is MEGIIFSLTEGAVRSLLCKLGCLLSQESWLVQGVHGDMQYIKDELESMNAFLRTLTTSEGHDDQVRTWMKQVREIAYDAEDCIDEFIHHLGEPSGMGFLRQLICIPGTLVCRRRISIQLQELKVRARDVGERRSRYGVVLPRTVRRGGSRQLSKHASLHLDPQLHALFTEEAEMVGIDEPRDALVSWLMEDDPRLRVLAIVGFGGLGKTTLARMVCESPMIKGADFQCSPLFIVSQTFNIRTLFQHMIRELIQRPQKAMAIAGGKHGHLTEENFKGIERWEVAVLAEKLRRYLQDKRYIMILDDIWTISAWESIRCALPENKKGSRVIVTTRNEDVAKTCCSHPQDWIYKIQRLSDATSRELFFKKIFGSADKLPTDEFEEVSNSILKKCGGLPLAIESIGSLLASKINRSKQEWQKVCDNLGSELESNPTLEGAKQVLTLSYDDLPYHLKACFLYLSIFPENYVIKRGPLVRRWIAEGFVSQRHGLSMEQVAENYFDEFVARSIVQPVRIDWNGKVRSCRVHDIMLEVIVSKSLEENFASFLWDNTSLLVSHDKIRRLSIHSSHKLVQTTSVSVSHVRSFTMSASVEEVPFFFPQLQLLRVLDMQGCSYLSISTLECICRFFQLKYLSLRNTKVCKLPRLLGNLKLLETLDIRATLVKKLPASAKNLSCMKHLLFGHKEQLTRTASVKYLKPCSGVEMSPGVVKNMAALQSLVHIMVKEQSLVLREIGLLQRLRKLNVLFRNVEVNWKAFVESLGKLASSLRSLSIHILDEKEHNSSLDILAYVESPPLLLTNFSLTGKLKSLPPWISSLQNVSRFTVRKTQLHAGAIEVLGDLPNLLYLKLYHNSYVDDCIVFCRGKFTKLCMLVIDNLENTDTVHFEEGSVPNLERLTLSFLREPKDGISGLQNLQKLKEIEFFGSIILSVMNKVVSCVKTHPNHPRVIGDKWNIVTEYT